TGGAAACACTCAAGCTGTCGCCTTTGGGTATCGGTTTCTGAGGCAGGTCGGAGGAAATCCGGAAAATGCCGTCGATCAGCAGGTAATCCGGCCTAAGAGACATATTTTCAACCGAAAGCGCCATGGAACGGCGTGATGCCTCCAGGATATTGATGCGATCGATTTCGGAAGGGCCGACGATGCCGATGCCGACCGAGACAGCGTGCTCGTGAATGATGTCGAAAAAATAATCCCGTTGTTTGGGCGTTAATTTTTTTGAATCGGTGATACCGGAAGCGGAAAAGGATGCAGGCAGAATCACCGCTGCCGAAACAACCGGGCCGGCCAGGGGGCCCCGGCCGGCCTCATCAATGCCCGCTATTTTTGAAAAGCCTTTTTCAGACGCCCTTTTTTCGAAAAACCACAAGTCCGGTTTCATGAAACCACTTCGAAATTCCTACCCCTGCCGAGAAGAAAGTTAAAAAACAGATCACGAAAGCACGAAAAGACGAAGACACGAAAAAAATATATTTTCGTGCTTTCAAAATTTCGTGTTTTCGTGATGATATTCACGTGTGTCTGCAAAAAACACCTGAAATTTATGAATAAGGGCTGCTCAATGAAACACTATGTGTAGCGGCGCTCCTTAATCCTGGCAGCTTTGCCCCTCAGTTTTCGCAGGTAATAGATTTTGGCCCGGCGAACACGGCCGTGGGTAACGACTTCAATTTTGTCGATTACGGGGGAATGGAGTGGGAAGACACGCTCAACCCCGATCCCGTATGATACCTTTCGCACGGTAAATGTGGCGCTGGCCATACCGCCGCGCTTGCTGATGACAACGCCCTGGAAGGCTTGAATACGCTCCTTTTCACCTTCTTTGATTTTGACATGAACCTTAACCGTATCGCCGGGGATAAATTTAGGCAGGTCAAGCCGCATCGTTTCTCTTTCCAACTGCTGTATCGTTTCCATGTTGATCCCTCCGCAAGATATTCTACCTAAGCTGAGCGATCGCCGATCTTACCGCATCTACTGCGTCAGATGCCGTCCCGCATAGTAGACTATAGCGGAACGACATCTTCCTTGTATCTGCGGCAACCTCGGCAATCGCTCAACTTAGGTTCTAAATAAAATCCATTTGCAATTTTCTTTTATGTTCCAAACAATCTGTCCAGTATAATGGCTGTGGCCGACCGAACCGACAGGTGATTGTAATCGGTATTTCCCATTACCGGATCAAGAACGTAGTCGGCTCCGGCCATGAAGCTTTCCGTCAGGCCCCAGGCGGTTCCGAAAATCAACAGATACCGCTTGTCGTCGTTGAGCATGGCGCGAAATTTGCCGAAGCTGATGTTGCCGGAATTGTGCTTGGCGCTGGTTACCACTGTTTTGGGTGAATCTCCGCAGTCATCACGGATATGATCGATAACCTCATCCAGTGACTTTTTGATACAAATCAGTTCTAAAGCTTCACGCCGTTTCGGATTATATGTTGAGCCGATACCTTGAACCCAATGGGCGACAATTCTTTCAACAAGTTCCTGCTGGTCCGCCAGCGGTGTAATCACATAAAATAATCGTACCCCGTATGTTTTTGCAGCCCGGGCCATATCATGCAGATCCAGGTTCGTCACAGCGGAAGCGATGATGTTACCGTTCTTGTTGAGCACCGGATAGTGCGTCAGGGCTATGTAAAGATTGGTCGGATATGATTTTTTCAATATCGCGGCACCACGTTTTCAAAATTTCTATTTCCACCCTGCTCAGCAGCCGGTTTTCCAACAGATCCTTTCTTTTCAGAAAGGTTCGAATCAGCGATGCTTCCAGCCTCCATTTCTCAATTTCTTTGTGATGGCCCGACAGCAGCACTTCCGGGACCTCGGCGCCTTCAAAGACCCGGGGCCTTGTGTAATGCGGGTGTTCTAAAACATCGCCGGAAAACGAGTCTTTTTCGGCCGAGTCCTCACCCCCGAGAACGCCGGGGATCAAGCGGGTCACGGCATCGATGATGACCATGGCCGCCAGCTCACCTCCTGTAAGAACATAATCACCTATGGAAATTTCATCATCGATGAATTCGTGGCAAATACGTTCGTCCACCCCCTCATAACGGCCGCAAACCAGAACAAGCCCTTGAGACGATGCCAATTCGTGCGCAACAATCTGGTTAAAGCAGCGACCCTGCGGCGTCAGCAGGATCGTTCGGGAAGAAGGCGCTTTGCTTGTGGCTGCCCGAATGGCGGCGGCCAAAGGTTCGGGCTTCATCACCATGCCGCTGCCACCGCCGTATGGCCTGTCATCGGTAACACGATGCCGGCCTTTGGCGTAATCTCTGATATTGACGGCCGCAGCGAAAATCTTGTTTTGGTCGATCGCCCTTTTGATAATTCCGTGTTCCCAGAATGGTGCAAACATTTCCGGGAATATGGTCAGGACGATAAAATCCATCAAAAGCCAATTATTTTTTAATTAAAATAAATCTTTTTTTTGCCTGTCCCGTTTGCAGGATCTATCCGTTGATTTGATTTGTACCGGTTACAACCCTTCGGGCAAATCGACTCGCATCGTTTTCTGATTCACATCGATTTCTAAAACCACCGATGCCAAAGCCGGAATCAGGATTTCATTATCATGATCTTTATCGGGGTGCTTCACAACATATACGTCGTTGCTTCCGGTCGGAATAATCGCTTCAATGTTGCCAAGGTACTCATTGGCGGTTGTGAAGACGGAAAGCCCGATAAGATCGAACCAGTAATACGATCCATCTTCAAGCTTGGGCAATTTTGCTTTTTCAATATATAGTTTGGATCCCACAAGGGTTTCCGCAAATTCCCGACCTGCTATCCCTTCCAGCGATAAAAGGGCAACCCGGTGGTGAGGTTTAACCCAATTTATGATATAGGTTGTCTCCAATCCTTTTTTATTGACGGCCAGAATCGGACCGCCCGGCTCGAAAACGGACAGAGATTCAGCATAGGAATAGACCTTGATGTTTCCTTTGAGGCCATGAACACCAACGACCTTTCCTACCAGCAGAAAGCCATCTATTCCCACGATATTATTCGATTATTTCCAGGACCGTTCGTTTTTTTATTTTTGCGGAGGCAGCACTCAAAATGGTCCGCATTGCCCGTGCCGTACGACCCTGTTTTCCGATAACCTTCCCTAGATCCTCTTTGGCCACTTTAAGCTCTAATACCGAGGTCTGGTTACCTTCAACCTCGGAGACGGCCACTTGTTCCGGATGATCAACCAATGCCTGGGCAATGTAATAGATCAGCTCTTTCATAGCTCCATCTCCTTTGTCGGCGGTTGAGAATTAGGGGAAACGCTACTATTTATTCTAAGTTGGCAAAAAAATTCTCTTTTTTCAAAAGGCTTTTTACAGTGTCGGTCGGAATGGCCCCCTGGCCAATCCAATACTTGATTCGCTCCGATTTCAAGGCAACCTCAGCCGGATCCTTTATAGGGTTATAGGTACCGACATTCTCAAGGAATCTGCCGTCCCTCGGATTTTCACTGTCTGCTACCACAATTCGATAAAAAGGTTTTTTCTTTGTGCCGTGCCTGGCCAATCTGATTTTAACGGGCATGTTTGTTCTCCTTTAAA
This window of the Candidatus Desulfatibia profunda genome carries:
- a CDS encoding KH domain-containing protein, with the protein product MKELIYYIAQALVDHPEQVAVSEVEGNQTSVLELKVAKEDLGKVIGKQGRTARAMRTILSAASAKIKKRTVLEIIE
- the rimM gene encoding 16S rRNA processing protein RimM → MGIDGFLLVGKVVGVHGLKGNIKVYSYAESLSVFEPGGPILAVNKKGLETTYIINWVKPHHRVALLSLEGIAGREFAETLVGSKLYIEKAKLPKLEDGSYYWFDLIGLSVFTTANEYLGNIEAIIPTGSNDVYVVKHPDKDHDNEILIPALASVVLEIDVNQKTMRVDLPEGL
- a CDS encoding RNA methyltransferase, which produces MKKSYPTNLYIALTHYPVLNKNGNIIASAVTNLDLHDMARAAKTYGVRLFYVITPLADQQELVERIVAHWVQGIGSTYNPKRREALELICIKKSLDEVIDHIRDDCGDSPKTVVTSAKHNSGNISFGKFRAMLNDDKRYLLIFGTAWGLTESFMAGADYVLDPVMGNTDYNHLSVRSATAIILDRLFGT
- the rpsP gene encoding 30S ribosomal protein S16, producing MPVKIRLARHGTKKKPFYRIVVADSENPRDGRFLENVGTYNPIKDPAEVALKSERIKYWIGQGAIPTDTVKSLLKKENFFANLE
- a CDS encoding ribonuclease HII; the protein is MKPDLWFFEKRASEKGFSKIAGIDEAGRGPLAGPVVSAAVILPASFSASGITDSKKLTPKQRDYFFDIIHEHAVSVGIGIVGPSEIDRINILEASRRSMALSVENMSLRPDYLLIDGIFRISSDLPQKPIPKGDSLSVSIAAASIIAKVTRDRIMEKYHREYPQFGFLQHKGYPTKAHKAAIQTYGCCPIHRQSFKGVKEYL
- the rplS gene encoding 50S ribosomal protein L19, whose protein sequence is METIQQLERETMRLDLPKFIPGDTVKVHVKIKEGEKERIQAFQGVVISKRGGMASATFTVRKVSYGIGVERVFPLHSPVIDKIEVVTHGRVRRAKIYYLRKLRGKAARIKERRYT
- the trmD gene encoding tRNA (guanosine(37)-N1)-methyltransferase TrmD, with the protein product MDFIVLTIFPEMFAPFWEHGIIKRAIDQNKIFAAAVNIRDYAKGRHRVTDDRPYGGGSGMVMKPEPLAAAIRAATSKAPSSRTILLTPQGRCFNQIVAHELASSQGLVLVCGRYEGVDERICHEFIDDEISIGDYVLTGGELAAMVIIDAVTRLIPGVLGGEDSAEKDSFSGDVLEHPHYTRPRVFEGAEVPEVLLSGHHKEIEKWRLEASLIRTFLKRKDLLENRLLSRVEIEILKTWCRDIEKIISDQSLHSPDALSGAQQER